The Aspergillus luchuensis IFO 4308 DNA, chromosome 7, nearly complete sequence genome has a segment encoding these proteins:
- a CDS encoding putative dynein intermediate chain (COG:Z;~EggNog:ENOG410PH9X;~InterPro:IPR015943,IPR001680,IPR036322,IPR017986;~go_function: GO:0005515 - protein binding [Evidence IEA]), with protein sequence MSSPIRVSLGAGQTRGRFKGTRTNPPRTFIYFVPQVERPASSWSGGFHLPLLPLLPIMSSAMQQRKAEILAKRAKLAELKRQRELRQKEFSQTRANTGDASEVVSPAPSRADSRAELDDLISRLVDRPGSASISHGADGLSRKGSRPNSVLSASQLSGDNTEAFSPTTRPLSQSIAVQTVGTEPFVAAPEPQPAPEPKPEVVTYSKGVQTDDLKPSGATESDDEENNGSKRDSERDEEIRRKLRKEIEEELQATQQHADNEASAEALNMRYPLRTLDDDELKAVTSSEDFLDFVERSAKVIERALDEEYDVLADYELGGVDGELEDDDEHGRKRRGIREVCQFWDERWSKKRMISDLSFSPKFPELVLAAYTKNPSAPHEPDGLVQIWNQHLHSRPEYVFHSTSDILAAKFSPFHPNLIVGGSYSGQVLLWDTRSSRAGGGAPVQKTPLTGSGHTHPVYSISIIGTQNAHNILTASTDGVVCGWTVDMLSQPQEYLELSTPPPSKTEDLAPTTMSFPQSDPTFFIVGTEEGGIYPCHRYDRAGAKAGTDHRLVYRGHKAPIMSTAFHPARGPVDLGDLMLSSSLDWSVRLWRIRPPATTAPATSAIATTQVVEPILDINREDVVYDARWSPHRPGVFSLVDGAGNLEVWDLYTDTEVPVVKTTPSKGRGGILTRSLNKVAWEEREGRRIATGGLDGVVTVFEVGKGLSGTPEDVPADEWAGMKKLVGKLEQQDRNN encoded by the exons ATGTCATCACCAATCCGGGTTTCCCTGGGCGCGGGACAGACACGGGGAAGGTTCAAGGGAACGCGAACGAACCCTCCCCGTACTTTTATTTACTTCGTCCCCCAAGTTGAAAGACCAGCCAGTTCGTGGTCTGGAGGGTTTCACCTTCCGTtactccctctcctccccatcatgtcCTCGGCTATGCAGCAGCGCAAGGCCGAGATCCTTGCCAAGAGAGCCAAACTCGCCGAACTGAAGCGGCAGAGAGAGCTGCGGCAGAAGGAATTCTCGCAAACCCGAGCTAACACCGGCGATGCTTCTGAG GTTGTCTCCCCCGCCCCCAGCCGCGCTGATAGTCGAGCTGAGCTCGATGATCTTATCTCACGTTTGGTTGACCGCCCGGGGTCGGCTTCCATCAGCCACGGGGCCGATGGCCTGTCACGGAAAGGAAGCAGGCCTAATTCAGTCCTGAGCGCTAGCCAACTCAGTGGCGACAACACGGAAGCATTCAGTCCAACTACGCGACCGCTTTCACAGTCAATTGCTGTTCAAACGGTCGGAACCGAGCCGTTTGTCGCGGCTCCTGAACCACAGCCCGCCCCTGAGCCCAAACCCGAAGTTGTCACATATAGTAAAGGAGTCCAGACGGACGACTTGAAACCATCAGGCGCCACAGAGTcagacgatgaagagaacAATGGCAGCAAGAGAGATAGCGAACGCGACGAAGAAATCCGGAGGAAGCTCCGCAAAGAGATCGAAGAGGAGCTGCAGGCCACACAACAGCATGCTGACAATGAAGCCAGCGCCGAGGCCTTGAATATGCGTTACCCACTCCGTACATTAGATGATGACGAATTAAAGGCTGTCACGTCCTCTGAGGACTTTCTGGATTTCGTTGAACGATCAGCTAAAGTCATTGAACGGGCACTGGACGAGGAATACGACGTGCTGGCAGACTACGAGCTTGGAGGCGTGGATGGTGAACtagaagacgacgatgaaCATGGACGGAAACGGCGCGGAATCAGGGAGGTCTGCCAGTTCTGGGACGAGCGATGGAGCAAGAAGCGTATGATCAGTGATCTTAGCTTTTCGCCAAAG TTCCCCGAACTTGTTCTGGCTGCATACACCAAGAACCCTTCTGCCCCTCATGAACCCGATGGTCTCGTCCAGATCTGGAACCAACACCTTCACTCCCGACCGGAGTATGTCTTTCATTCTACCTCCGACATCTTGGCCGCCAAATTCTCCCCATTCCACCCTAATCTCATTGTTGGCGGCTCGTACTCGGGGCAGGTACTGCTTTGGGATACTCGGTCGTCGCGCGCAGGCGGTGGCGCTCCCGTTCAGAAGACGCCGTTGACTGGCTCCGGGCATACTCACCCGGTCTACAGTATCTCCATCATCGGAACACAGAATGCCCATAACATTTTGACTGCATCAACAGATGGCGTAGTCTGTGGTTGGACGGTCGACATGCTTTCCCAGCCTCAGGAATACCTCGAACTATCGACTCCCCCACCCTCGAAAACAGAAGATCTTGCACCCACGACCATGTCATTCCCGCAGTCCGACCCCACATTCTTCATCGTTGGTACTGAGGAAGGAGGGATTTACCCCTGCCATCGTTACGATAGAGCCGGTGCTAAAGCTGGTACCGACCATCGCCTCGTGTATCGCGGTCATAAAGCCCCGATCATGTCCACTGCATTCCATCCCGCTCGCGGTCCAGTTGATCTGGGCGATCTCATGCTTAGCTCTAGTCTGGATTGGAGCGTGAGGCTCTGGCGCATCCGTCCGCCGGCCACGACTGCCCCTGCAACCTCTGCCATAGCCACAACTCAAGTCGTGGAGCCTATCCTTGACATTAATCGGGAGGATGTCGTGTATGACGCACGATGGTCCCCTCATCGCCCCGGTGTCTTCTCTCTCGTCGATGGTGCTGGAAACCTCGAAGTCTGGGACCTCTACACGGACACCGAAGTCCCCGTCGTGAAGACGACACCGTCCAAGGGCCGTGGAGGCATACTGACGAGAAGTCTCAACAAGGTAGCTTGGGAAGAGCGCGAGGGCAGGCGCATTGCAACGGGTGGACTCGACGGTGTGGTTACTGTCTTTGAAGTCGGAAAGGGTCTCAGCGGTACTCCGGAAGATGTGCCTGCCGATGAATGGGCGGGCATGAAGAAACTCGTTGGAAAGTTGGAACAACAGGACCGGAACAACTGA
- a CDS encoding ATP synthase subunit e (COG:S;~EggNog:ENOG410PS6S;~InterPro:IPR008386;~PFAM:PF05680;~go_component: GO:0000276 - mitochondrial proton-transporting ATP synthase complex, coupling factor F(o) [Evidence IEA];~go_function: GO:0015078 - proton transmembrane transporter activity [Evidence IEA];~go_process: GO:0015986 - ATP synthesis coupled proton transport [Evidence IEA]), with the protein MATTQGVNVLRYSALVAGLVYGFYHQSSITATAKHAEAEREYARQERLIEQAKAEWRKKTAPKDTQNSGVITDPEDSRFDLEAFLKMKAGEN; encoded by the exons ATGGCTACCACACAGGGTGTCAAC GTTCTGCGCTATTCGGCCCTCGTTGCCGGTCTCGTCTACGGTTTCTACCACCAGTCTTCGATCACCGCCACTGCTAAGCACGCCGAGGCCGAACGCGAATATGCCCGCCAGGAGCGCCTGATCGAGCAGGCCAAGGCTgagtggaggaagaagacggcgcCCAAGGACACGCAAAACAGCGGAG TCATTACGGATCCCGAGGACAGCCGGTTTGACCTTGAGGCTTTCCTGAAGATGAAGGCTGGCGAGAACTAG
- a CDS encoding CSN8/PSMD8/EIF3K family protein (COG:S;~EggNog:ENOG410PU36;~InterPro:IPR033464;~PFAM:PF10075) → MDLPPLTQEQLTAVVASAKSPTELYETLSNYESEACLLSMKKGNHTELLSLYYSTFFFSNLLVDKIPEARLSTQRVPQELLQNDSSLQNCLTLLRAVWQRKYEQVYKILRELPWPEALRPIVQSYESHFQEKTLKEASRAYEAIRPAAAATYLGLDAAAAQQGDPALMQKFIAYGWTWDQEKGLLHPKPIVDEVPQKDVRLYNELSQVMALIGNRRS, encoded by the exons ATGGATCTTCCCCCACTCACACAAGAGCAACTGACCGCCGTCGTTGCCTCTGCTAAATCGCCGACGGAGCTCTACGAAACACTATCAAACTATGAAAGCGAAGCTTGTCTGCTCTCCATGAAAAAGGGCAACCACACGGAGCTACTCagtctttattattctacattcttcttctccaaccttCTCGTAGACAAAAT TCCCGAAGCTCGTTTATCGACACAACGCGTGCCACAAGAATTACTACAAAATGACTCGTCACTACAGAACTGTTTGACACTTCTCCGAGCGGTCTGGCAACGGAAATATGAACAAGTTTATAAGATTCTGCGAGAACTGCCGTGGCCCGAAGCACTCCGACCCATAGTCCAGAGTTATGAAT CTCATTTCCAGGAAAAGACGTTAAAGGAAGCCAGCAGAGCCTATGAGGCGATAAGGCCAGCAGCCGCTGCAACCTATCTCGGTCTGGATGCTGCCGCCGCACAACAGGGTGACCCGGCCCTCATGCAGAAGTTCATAGCGTATGGATGGACATGGGATCAGGAAAAAGGGTTGTTGCACCCGAAACCGATCGTCGATGAAGTCCCTCAGAAAGATGTTCGGTTGTATAATGAACTGAGTCAGGTCATGGCCTTGATCGGAAATCGCCGGAGTTGA
- the STT3 gene encoding dolichyl-diphosphooligosaccharide--protein glycosyltransferase subunit STT3 (BUSCO:EOG09260TVA;~CAZy:GT66;~COG:O;~EggNog:ENOG410PFZR;~InterPro:IPR003674;~PFAM:PF02516;~TransMembrane:13 (i21-43o91-107i119-138o144-163i175-191o211-234i246-267o273-291i303-329o364-384i391-409o415-437i478-497o);~go_component: GO:0016020 - membrane [Evidence IEA];~go_function: GO:0004576 - oligosaccharyl transferase activity [Evidence IEA];~go_process: GO:0006486 - protein glycosylation [Evidence IEA]), producing the protein MAESPLDVLLKGNSGRTTRGLLRIIILATIAAAAVSSRLFSVIRFESIIHEFDPWFNFRATKYLVSHGFESFWDWFDDRTWHPLGRVTGGTLYPGLMVTSGVIYHVLRFLTIPVDIRNICVLLAPAFSGLTALAMYFLTREMATSPSAGLLAAAFMGIVPGYISRSVAGSYDNEAIAIFLLVFTFFLWIKAVKNGSIMWGSLAALFYGYMVSAWGGYVFITNLIPLHVFVLLCMGRYSSRIYISYTTWYALGTLASMQIPFVGFLPIRNSDHMSALGVFGLIQLVAFADFVRGFIPGKHFQRLLTTMIIVVFGIAFVGLVVLTVSGVIAPWSGRFYSLWDTGYAKIHIPIIASVSEHQPTAWPAFFFDLNFLIWLFPAGVYMCFRDLKDEHVFVIIYSVLASYFAGVMVRLMLTLTPIVCVAAALALSTILDTYVFAKNGPNPRAKANEDNSDGLRSTRKPDVGVTSYLSKAVMTSSVVIYLLLFVAHCTWVTSNAYSSPSVVLASRLPDGSQHIIDDYREAYYWLRQNTEHNAKIMSWWDYGYQIGGMADRPTLVDNNTWNNTHIATVGKAMSSREEVSYPILRQHDVDYVLVVFGGLLGYSGDDINKFLWMVRIAEGIWPDEVKERDFFTARGEYRVDDGATPTMRNSLMYKMSYYNFNSLFGPGQAVDRVRGSRLPAEGPQLNTLEEAFTSENWIIRIYKVKDLDNLGRDHNNAVAFDKGHKRKRATKRKGPRVLRTE; encoded by the exons ATGGCCGAATCACCCCTCGATGTCCTCTTGAAGGGTAACTCCGGCAGAACAACACGCGGCCTTCTGCGGATTATCATTCTAGCTACcattgccgccgccgctgtgTCCAGTCGTCTGTTCAGTGTTATCC GGTTCGAGAGTATTATTCACGAGT TCGACCCCTGGTTCAACTTCCGCGCAACAAAATACCTGGTCTCCCATGGCTTTGAGAGCTTCTGGGACTGGTTCGACGACC GAACATGGCACCCCCTGGGACGTGTCACTGGTGGCACGCTATACCCCGGTCTGATGGTGACCAGCGGTGTTATCTACCACGTCTTGCGtttcctcaccatccctgTCGATATCCGTAACATCTGTGTCTTGCTTGCCCCGGCCTTCTCCGGTCTGACTGCGCTGGCAATGTACTTCCTGACTCGCGAGATGGCGACATCCCCCTCCGCTGGTCTTCTTGCGGCTGCTTTCATGGGTATCGTCCCCGGATACATCTCTCGTTCCGTCGCGGGCAGCTACGATAACGAGGCCATTGCTATTTTCCTGCTGGTGttcaccttcttcctgtGGATCAAGGCTGTCAAGAACGGCTCCATCATGTGGGGTTCTCTGGCAGCTTTGTTCTACGGCTACATGGTGTCTGCCTGGGGTGGATATGTCTTCATCACTAACTTGATCCCTCTGCACGTTTTCGTTCTTCTGTGCATGGGCAGATACAGCTCCCGTATCTATATCAGCTACACCACCTGGTATGCTCTGGGAACTCTGGCCAGTATGCAGATTCCTTTCGTCGGATTCCTGCCGATTCGCAACAGTGACCACATGTCCGCACTTG GTGTCTTCGGCCTCATTCAGCTCGTGGCCTTTGCTGACTTCGTCCGTGGTTTCATCCCGGGCAAGCACTTCCAGAGACTTCTGACTACCATGATCATCGTTGTCTTCGGAATCGCTTTCGTCGGACTTGTCGTCCTCACCGTGTCCGGAGTGATTGCCCCTTGGAGCGGTCGTTTCTACTCTCTGTGGGACACCGGCTATGCCAAGATCCACATCCCTATCATTGCCTCCGTCTCCGAGCACCAGCCCACCGCTTGGcccgccttcttctttgatctGAACTTCTTGATCTGGCTCTTCCCTGCTGGTGTCTACATGTGCTTCCGCGATCTCAAGGATGAGCACGTCTTTGTCATCATCTACTCGGTGCTTGCCAGTTACTTCGCCGGTGTCATGGTTCGTCTGATGTTGACCCTGACCCCTATTGTTTGTGTTGCGGCTGCTCTGgccctctccaccattcTCGACACGTATGTGTTCGCGAAGAACGGCCCCAACCCCCGCGCCAAGGCGAACGAGGACAACTCGGACGGTCTTCGTTCCACCAGGAAGCCCGATGTCGGGGTCACGTCCTACCTGTCCAAGGCTGTCATGACCTCCTCCGTTGTCATCTATCTGCTTCTTTTCGTTGCGCACTGCACCTGGGTCACCTCCAACGCCTACTCCTCCCCATCTGTGGTTCTCGCGAGCCGCTTGCCTGATGGAAGCCAGCACATCATCGATGATTACCGTGAGGCGTACTACTGGCTCCGCCAGAACACTGAGCACAACGCCAAGATCATGTCCTGGTGGGATTACGGCTACCAGATCGGTGGTATGGCGGACCGCCCTACCCTGGTTGACAACAACACGTGGAACAACACCCACATTGCCACTGTTGGTAAGGCGATGAGCTCCCGTGAGGAGGTCAGTTACCCCATCCTCCGTCAGCACGATGTTGACTACgtgctggtggtgtttgGTGGATTGCTGGGCTACTCCGGTGACGACATCAACAAGTTCCTGTGGATGGTCCGTATCGCCGAGGGTATCTGGCCCGACGAGGTCAAGGAGCGTGACTTCTTCACTGCCCGCGGTGAGTACCGGGTGGACGACGGTGCCACCCCCACCATGCGTAACAGCTTGAT GTACAAAATGTCCTACTACAACTTCAACTCCTTGTTCGGTCCCGGCCAGGCCGTTGACCGCGTGCGTGGATCTCGACTCCCCGCGGAAGGCCCTCAGCTGAACACGCTCGAGGAGGCGTTCACCAGTGAGAACTGGATCATCCGTATCTACAAGGTCAAGGATCTCGACAACCTCGGCCGTGACCACAACAACGCGGTGGCCTTTGACAAGGGCcacaagcgcaagcgcgccACCAAGCGCAAGGGCCCTCGTGTCCTGCGGACCGAGTAA
- a CDS encoding uncharacterized protein (BUSCO:EOG09265KSE;~COG:S;~EggNog:ENOG410PSRB;~InterPro:IPR018628,IPR041752;~TransMembrane:1 (i33-51o);~go_process: GO:0033617 - mitochondrial cytochrome c oxidase assembly [Evidence IEA]) gives MPAGIFNSTYYGKDYRAGAALLRARRPYLFKNALTGLALVSFTISVYAYTIRAVGQDEFSDVKVPDEPAKKQ, from the exons ATGCCTGCCGGAAT CTTCAACTCAACCTACTACGGCAAAGACTACCGCGCCGGAGCGGCTCTCCTCCGTGCCCGTCGTCCGTATTTGTTCAAGAATGCCTTGACCGGTCTGGCCTTGGTGTCTTTTACCATTAGTGTTT ACGCCTACACCATCCGCGCCGTCGGACAGGATGAGTTCTCGGACGTGAAGGTTCCCGATGAGCCGGCGAAGAAGCAATAA
- a CDS encoding uncharacterized protein (TransMembrane:3 (o20-43i50-69o81-101i)): MTGTDGSPMHLSDPAPPMVHTVRGVIGAFGLLTLIVCCLRLYLRGFIMHALGLDDCLVLLALVCTTFTQDEDEPALNRTEQSMVLVFAALSIILTTYGIGYHQDTVPTADMIMTEKVSAFSVLLFYRR; encoded by the exons ATGACCGGTACAGATGGCTCTCCAATGCATCTTTCTGATCCGGCGCCTCCAATGGTGCACACAGTGAGGGGAGTGATTGGCGCATTCGGTCTTCTCACCCTGATTGTTTGCTGTCTTAGA CTCTACCTTCGAGGATTTATCATGCACGCTCTCGGTCTGGATGActgtcttgttcttcttgccctgGTATGTACAACTTTCAcacaggatgaagatgaaccCGCTCTTAACCGCACTGAGCAGTCCATGGTCCTTGTGTTCGCGgccctctccatcattcTTACAACGTACGGAATTGGCTACCATCAGGATACTGTTCCTACTGCAGATATGATCATGACGGAGAAGGTTAGTGCCTTTTCTGTCCTTCTATTCTATAGACGCTGA